In Geminocystis sp. NIES-3708, a single window of DNA contains:
- the prmC gene encoding peptide chain release factor N(5)-glutamine methyltransferase has translation MVVLNFQFSIPNSQLFNWYQQGKQDTINHHIPLFELEYLVTELTELTSLDLRFNNHKNKGKISSKISLEELQKLWNLRVEKRCPIQYLIGECHWRNFTLKVTPDVLIPRPETELIIDLALELTQEYSSLQLGKWLDLGTGSGAIAIALADIFPQATIYAVDKSEKALKIAQENALNLGLRSKIKFYHGSWFNPINDLRNNFSGIISNPPYIPSKMVLELQPEVVNHEPKIALDGGEDGLNDIRYLIGNAPNFLINKGFLLLEIMAGQGDMVKELLTKNGNYTNINIYQDLANLDRFAMAQLS, from the coding sequence ATGGTTGTATTAAATTTTCAATTCTCAATTCCCAATTCTCAATTATTTAACTGGTATCAACAAGGGAAACAAGATACTATTAATCATCATATTCCCCTTTTTGAATTGGAGTATTTAGTAACAGAATTAACAGAATTAACTTCTTTAGATTTACGTTTCAATAATCATAAAAATAAAGGTAAAATTAGCAGTAAAATTTCTCTCGAAGAATTGCAAAAGTTATGGAATTTAAGAGTAGAAAAACGTTGTCCCATTCAATATCTAATTGGTGAATGTCACTGGCGTAATTTTACTTTAAAAGTAACCCCTGATGTCTTAATTCCTCGTCCTGAAACTGAATTAATTATCGATTTAGCCTTAGAACTCACTCAAGAATATTCTAGTTTACAATTAGGTAAATGGTTAGATTTAGGTACAGGTAGTGGTGCGATCGCCATTGCTTTGGCAGATATTTTTCCACAGGCAACAATTTACGCAGTGGATAAAAGTGAAAAAGCCTTAAAAATCGCCCAAGAAAATGCTCTAAATTTAGGTTTAAGATCAAAAATTAAATTTTACCATGGCTCTTGGTTTAATCCTATAAATGATTTGAGAAACAACTTTAGCGGTATCATTTCTAACCCACCCTATATCCCTTCAAAAATGGTCTTAGAATTACAGCCAGAAGTAGTAAATCATGAACCAAAAATAGCCTTAGATGGAGGAGAAGATGGTTTAAATGATATTCGATACTTAATTGGTAATGCACCTAATTTTCTCATTAATAAAGGTTTTTTATTATTAGAAATAATGGCAGGACAAGGTGATATGGTTAAAGAATTATTAACAAAAAATGGTAATTATACTAATATTAATATTTATCAAGATTTAGCCAATTTAGATAGATTTGCAATGGCACAATTAAGTTAA
- the purF gene encoding amidophosphoribosyltransferase, which translates to MKDNQYNLTNEQKLIHKGDKPEEACGVFGVYAPEETVSKLAYFGLYALQHRGQESAGIATFDGEACYCYKNMGLVSQVFNESILTNLPGKIAIGHTRYSTTGSSLQANAQPAVINTRLGKLALAHNGNLVNTLELKIELDKRNCQYITTTDSEMIALMMGKEVDGGKDWVEAAITAFKWCQGAYSLVIGTPIGIIGARDPHGIRPLVIGKMEEEGNPIRYVLASETCALDIIGAEFIRDVEPGELVWITEEGLSSIQWAQKSEHKLCVFEMIYFARPDSIMGHDSLYAYRLRLGEQLAKESLVDADMVMGVPDSGIPAAIGYSRYSGITYQEGLIKNRYVGRTFIQPTQHMREHGIKMKLNPLKDVLAGKRIIIIDDSIVRGTTSRKIVRALRDAGAKEVHMKISSPPVTHPCFYGIDTDSQDHLIAATRSVNDIAQQIEVDTLTYLSQEGMLKVTNENPQSFCTACFNGNYPIDIPEDIKRSKLILEPVNN; encoded by the coding sequence ATGAAGGATAACCAATACAACCTAACTAATGAACAGAAGTTGATCCACAAAGGAGACAAGCCAGAAGAAGCCTGTGGTGTTTTTGGAGTTTATGCACCAGAAGAAACCGTTTCTAAATTAGCTTATTTTGGGTTATATGCACTACAACACCGAGGACAAGAATCCGCAGGAATAGCTACGTTTGACGGAGAAGCCTGTTATTGCTACAAAAATATGGGCTTAGTCTCTCAGGTTTTCAATGAGTCCATTTTAACAAATCTACCCGGTAAAATTGCCATTGGTCATACTCGTTACTCTACCACTGGGTCTAGTTTACAGGCAAATGCACAACCTGCGGTAATTAATACCAGATTAGGAAAATTAGCTTTAGCACATAACGGCAACTTAGTCAATACCCTAGAACTAAAAATAGAATTAGATAAAAGAAACTGTCAATATATTACAACTACTGACTCAGAAATGATTGCTCTGATGATGGGCAAAGAAGTTGATGGTGGCAAAGATTGGGTTGAGGCTGCCATTACTGCTTTTAAATGGTGTCAAGGGGCTTATAGTTTAGTCATTGGTACACCGATAGGTATAATTGGAGCAAGAGATCCTCACGGTATTCGTCCATTAGTAATCGGTAAAATGGAGGAAGAAGGTAATCCTATTCGTTACGTTTTAGCCTCTGAAACCTGTGCTTTAGATATTATTGGTGCTGAGTTTATTCGAGATGTTGAACCGGGAGAATTAGTTTGGATTACCGAAGAAGGTTTATCATCTATTCAATGGGCACAAAAATCAGAACATAAATTATGCGTATTTGAAATGATTTATTTTGCTCGTCCTGATAGTATTATGGGTCATGATAGTCTTTATGCTTATCGCCTCAGATTAGGAGAACAATTAGCAAAAGAATCTTTAGTAGATGCTGATATGGTAATGGGTGTGCCAGACTCAGGAATTCCTGCGGCAATCGGTTATTCCCGTTATTCAGGTATTACTTATCAAGAAGGGTTAATCAAAAATCGTTATGTTGGACGTACATTTATTCAACCCACTCAACATATGAGAGAACATGGTATTAAAATGAAACTTAATCCTCTCAAAGATGTTTTGGCAGGAAAACGTATTATTATTATTGATGACTCCATTGTTCGAGGCACAACCAGCAGAAAAATTGTTCGAGCTTTAAGGGATGCTGGGGCAAAAGAAGTACATATGAAAATTTCTTCTCCTCCTGTTACTCATCCTTGTTTTTACGGCATTGATACTGATAGTCAAGATCATCTGATTGCTGCCACAAGAAGTGTTAATGATATAGCTCAACAGATAGAAGTAGATACTTTAACTTATTTGTCTCAGGAAGGAATGTTAAAAGTTACAAATGAAAATCCTCAAAGTTTTTGCACGGCTTGTTTTAATGGAAATTATCCCATTGATATTCCTGAAGATATAAAAAGATCTAAATTAATATTAGAACCAGTTAATAATTAG
- a CDS encoding slipin family protein — MEAIFTVLIPVIIFLLTGFKIDREYERGVIFRLGRMNGIKGPGLYWTIPLVDQKAKIDIRTKTVDIKSQETITADSVTVKVNAVLYYRILDPDRAINKIEDYEVAVYQASMTTLRNVLGQNILDDILRNRDKINVQIQEIVDEISEPWGVVIERVEMKDVEIPQSMQRAMAQEAEAVREKRSRLIKASAEKEASLMLSEASQQMSNNPIALELRRLQTLTEIGAENNTTTVMLVPTELITLTKQMADKLAKESEDK, encoded by the coding sequence ATGGAAGCTATTTTTACTGTACTAATTCCAGTCATAATATTTCTTTTAACAGGCTTTAAAATAGATCGAGAATATGAAAGAGGTGTCATTTTTCGACTGGGTAGAATGAATGGCATCAAAGGACCAGGATTATATTGGACAATACCATTAGTTGACCAAAAAGCCAAAATTGATATTCGGACAAAAACTGTTGATATAAAATCCCAAGAGACTATCACCGCTGATAGTGTAACGGTTAAAGTCAATGCTGTATTATATTATCGAATCTTAGATCCCGATCGTGCCATTAATAAAATAGAAGATTATGAAGTAGCCGTTTATCAGGCTTCTATGACTACTTTGCGCAATGTTTTAGGTCAAAATATCCTTGATGATATTCTGCGTAACCGAGATAAAATTAACGTTCAAATTCAAGAAATTGTAGATGAAATTTCTGAGCCTTGGGGTGTAGTGATTGAAAGAGTAGAAATGAAAGATGTGGAAATACCTCAATCAATGCAACGGGCAATGGCACAAGAAGCCGAAGCTGTAAGAGAAAAAAGATCTCGTTTAATCAAAGCCTCTGCGGAAAAAGAAGCGTCTTTAATGCTATCAGAAGCAAGTCAACAAATGTCTAATAATCCCATTGCTTTAGAATTAAGACGCTTACAAACTTTAACGGAAATTGGTGCAGAAAATAACACTACTACTGTAATGTTAGTTCCCACCGAATTAATTACTTTAACAAAGCAAATGGCAGATAAATTAGCAAAAGAGAGTGAGGATAAATAA